One genomic region from Salvia hispanica cultivar TCC Black 2014 chromosome 2, UniMelb_Shisp_WGS_1.0, whole genome shotgun sequence encodes:
- the LOC125204072 gene encoding basic leucine zipper 61-like yields the protein MEQLPPKAPITMAAHNWPSFPFQTPPSSAAAPWMDEFLDFSATRRSSHRRTVSDPIAFVEDVAAHGSGGMGFDRLDDEQLRNMFSDDLITALGSSSNPSSVNPSTPSDQNSDDDDKRAVACLQPKAETEAGEVDSADQPAPDPTAPQTTKSSENAPGDPKRIKRILANRQSAQRSRVRKLQYISELERSVTTLQTEVSALSPRVAFLDHQRLLLNVDNSAIKQRIAALAQDKIFKDAHQEALKKEIERLRKVFHEQNMKKNMECSDAPAPPPERRPEEEE from the exons ATGGAGCAATTGCCCCCCAAAGCCCCCATCACCATGGCGGCCCACAATTGGCCGTCGTTCCCCTTCCAAACGCCgccctcctccgccgccgcgccGTGGATGGACGAGTTCCTCGACTTCTCGGCCACGCGGCGGAGCTCCCACCGCCGCACCGTGAGCGACCCGATCGCCTTCGTGGAGGACGTGGCCGCCCACGGCAGCGGCGGCATGGGGTTCGACCGGCTCGATGACGAGCAGCTGCGGAACATGTTCTCCGACGACCTCATCACCGCCCTCGGCTCGTCGTCGAACCCGTCCAGCGTCAACCCCTCCACTCCGTCCGACCAGAACAGCGACGACGACGACAAGAGGGCCGTCGCGTGCCTGCAGCCCAAGGCCGAGACGGAGGCCGGAGAGGTCGACAGTGCTGACCAACCGGCCCCGGACCCCACCGCGCCTCAGACGACTAAATCGTCTGAGAACGCGCCAGGAGATCCTAAACGGAtcaaaag GATTTTGGCAAACAGGCAGTCTGCTCAGAGGTCAAGAGTgagaaaattacaatatatttCTGAGCTTGAAAGGAGTGTTACAACATTGCAG acGGAAGTATCTGCATTGTCGCCGCGAGTAGCGTTTTTGGACCATCAAAGGCTTCTATTGAATGTGGATAATAGCGCTATTAAGCAAAGGATAGCAGCATTGGCTCAAgacaaaatattcaaagatG ccCACCAAGAAGCACTAAAGAAGGAGATAGAGAGGCTGAGGAAAGTCTTCCACGAGCAAAACATGAAGAAGAATATGGAGTGCAGCGACGCGccggcgccgccgccggagCGGCGgccggaggaggaggaataa
- the LOC125208682 gene encoding homogentisate 1,2-dioxygenase, giving the protein MSAEETNTAPARTPFPAELIYHSGFGNHFSSEAVSGALPRGQNSPLLCPYGLYAEQISGTSFTSPRKHNQRSWLYRVKPSVTHEPFRPRVPDHVKLVSEFDRSNSSATPTQLRWKPADVPEAPTDFVDGLYTVCGAGSSYLRHGFAIHMYAANVSMDNYAFCSADGDFLIVPQQGRLWITTECGRLQVSPGEIVVIPQGFRFAVDLPDGPSRGYVAEIFGSHFQLPDLGPIGANGLASSRDFLVPEAWFEDVPCPGYTIVQKFGGELFTAKQDFSPFNVVAWHGNYVPYKYDLSKFCPYNTVLVDHGDPSINTVLTAPTDRPGVALLDFVIFPPRWLVAEHTFRPPYYHRNCMSEFMGLIHGGYEAKADGFLPGGASLHSCMTPHGPDTKTYEATIAMENEAEPKRISNTMAFMFESCLMPRVCPWALESPYMDHEYYQCWIGLKSHFTREPLRVDSQEGKNENGT; this is encoded by the exons ATGTCTGCCGAAGAAACCAACACCGCGCCGGCGCGGACGCCCTTTCCGGCCGAGCTGATCTACCACTCCGGCTTCGGCAACCACTTCTCGTCGGAGGCGGTCTCCGGAGCTCTCCCCCGCGGCCAGAACAGCCCCCTCCTCTGCCCCTACGGCCTCTACGCCGAGCAGATCTCTGGCACATCCTTCACCTCTCCACGCAAGCACAATCAGCGCAG CTGGCTGTATCGCGTGAAGCCGTCCGTTACGCATGAGCCGTTCCGACCTAGGGTTCCCGATCACGTGAAGCTCGTGAGCGAGTTCGATCGGTCGAACAGCTCCGCCACGCCGACTCAGCTGCGGTGGAAGCCGGCGGATGTTCCGGAGGCGCCGACTGACTTCGTCGACGGATTGTACACCGTGTGCGGCGCTGGCAGCTCGTATCTTCGGCATGGTTTTGCAATTCACAT GTATGCTGCCAATGTATCAATGGATAACTACGCATTTTGTAGCGCAGATGGAGACTTTTTGATTGTTCCTCAGCAAGGAA GGTTGTGGATCACTACTGAATGTGGAAGGTTACAAGTATCTCCCGGTGAGATAGTAGTCATACCTCAAGGTTTCCGTTTTGCTGTTGATCTGCCAGATGGGCCATCAAGGGGGTACGTAGCCGAAATATTTGGCAGTCATTTCCAACTTCCTGACCTTGGACCTATTG GTGCTAATGGTCTTGCTTCTTCGAGAGATTTTCTGGTTCCTGAGGCCTGGTTTGAGGATGTCCCATGCCCTGGTTATACCATCGTGCAGAAGTTTGGTGGTGAACTCTTCACTGCAAAACAAGATTTCTCTCCTTTCAATGTGGTGGCTTGGCATGGAAATTATGTCCCTTATAag TATGATCTAAGCAAATTTTGCCCGTATAATACTGTCTTGGTTGATCACGGGGATCCATCAATAAATACAG TTCTGACAGCTCCTACTGATCGACCTGGAGTGGCATTGCttgattttgtcatttttccaCCTAGGTGGTTGGTTGCTGAACACACATTCCGCCCTCCATATTATCATCGCAACTGTATGAGTGAATTCATGGGTCTAATTCATGGTGGATATGAG GCAAAAGCTGATGGATTTCTTCCAGGCGGTGCAAGCCTTCACAGTTGCATGACTCCCCATGGTCCAGATACAAAAACATATGAG GCCACAATTGCAATGGAAAATGAAGCAGAACCCAAAAGAATCTCTAATACCATGGCTTTCATGTTCGAGTCATGCCTGATGCCTAGGGTCTGCCCGTGGGCACTCGAGTCTCCCTACATGGATCATGAATACTACCAATGCTGGATCGGTTTGAAATCCCACTTTACCCGTGAACCCCTTAGAGTAGATAGCCAAGAAGGAAAGAACGAGAATGGCACATAG
- the LOC125203228 gene encoding probable E3 ubiquitin-protein ligase ZFP1 — protein sequence MGHRNIQFMRHMIDLENDQGPGQQPPDPYIFYPSVPNFPQTNLQPVVPAPGSQCNFNIHPMPDYHDNTVFYGMAPYNGVPPQYNPFLAPPSGRRDFPVQVNHGAPDQFPLSTTHGIVGLPTDSYCRNMPCSDGVRGVPNYYHQNASAGPSSSVTPIIARPAEPDITRANTTSFVPLEYGGNNVSMVGVQSVQAHNANRAIHGNYIAPPVPLPGNPWLDSNFHPNNASANGVCVEAGVQGYPLRAINRAPAGFMHPPYAPGHPSQHHPTQPLQLLTVNRPSNRIPTNSSLNTGINPTLDVADVGPTFLAPVPPTGFRLYRPHRREIIIDPNIRHRNLPHLRVLPEDEVALLEISGHHEIGATVDQHRDLRLDIDHMSYEELLALGEQMGSVGTGLSQEFVQNNLKVRTFKLSPTRVELEATNDLQRTNFCVVCQSDYEPEQKIGTLGCGHEYHSDCIKKWLLVKNSCPVCKSPALRAD from the exons ATGGGGCATCGGAATATTCAGTTCATGAGACATATGATTGATCTAGAAAACGATCAAGGCCCCGGCCAGCAACCCCCTGACCCTTACATCTTTTATCCCAGTGTCCCGAACTTCCCTCAGACTAACCTTCAGCCGGTTGTTCCTGCTCCAGGAAGCCAGTGTAATTTCAACATTCATCCGATGCCAGATTATCATGATAATACTGTCTTCTATGGTATGGCACCATACAATGGCGTCCCACCTCAATATAATCCATTTTTGGCACCGCCGTCTGGAAGAAGAGATTTTCCTGTACAAGTAAATCATGGGGCTCCCGATCAATTTCCGTTGTCAACAACTCATGGGATTGTTGGTCTTCCTACAGACAGCTACTGCAGAAACATGCCCTGCTCAGATGGCGTCCGTGGGGTTCCTAATTATTACCATCAAAATGCTTCAGCTGGCCCTAGTTCTTCGGTTACCCCTATAATTGCTAGGCCAGCTGAGCCTGATATTACTCGGGCTAACACGACCAGTTTTGTGCCTCTTGAATATGGTGGGAATAATGTGAGTATGGTAGGAGTGCAGTCTGTCCAGGCTCATAATGCTAATCGTGCGATCCATGGAAACTATATCGCGCCACCCGTTCCATTGCCCGGCAACCCTTGGTTGGATAGCAATTTTCATCCGAACAACG CTAGTGCGAATGGAGTGTGTGTTGAAGCCGGTGTACAAGGTTATCCGTTAAGAGCCATAAACAGAGCTCCAGCTGGCTTTATGCATCCTCCATATGCTCCAGGTCATCCTAGCCAACACCATCCAACTCAACCGTTGCAACTGCTCACTGTTAATCGCCCATCAAATAGGATCCCCACGAATAGTTCGTTGAATACAGGCATAAATCCTACTCTAGATGTAGCAGATGTTGGGCCTACATTTCTGGCGCCTGTTCCACCCACAGGTTTTCGGTTGTACAGGCCTCACCGAAGAGAAATCATAATTGATCCAAACATCAGACATCGCAACCTTCCTCATTTAAGAGTTTTGCCTGAagat GAAGTTGCGCTGCTTGAGATTTCTGGCCATCATGAAATTGGAGCTACCGTTGATCAGCACCGAGATCTACGTTTGGATATAGATCACATGTCTTATGAG GAGCTTCTTGCATTGGGAGAACAGATGGGCAGTGTTGGCACTGGATTATCGCAGGAATTCgttcaaaataatttgaaagtACGAACTTTTAAACTGTCCCCAACTCGTGTCGAGCTTGAAGCGACAAATGATCTGCAAAGAACTAACTTTTGTGTTGTATGCCAG AGCGATTACGAACCTGAACAAAAGATCGGAACCCTCGGATGCGGCCATGAATACCACAGTGACTGCATCAAGAAGTGGTTGCTGGTGAAGAATAGTTGCCCTGTATGCAAATCCCCGGCTCTGAGAGCCGACTGA
- the LOC125207654 gene encoding RNA exonuclease 4, with translation MATKLKKPSKILNPNWTQLQERLKINGSENNFSKHSNKSNTETSKSILGKRKERSNEEPQAPKPNPLIPVSSDCSLTDTVAMDCEMVGVSSLGNKSALGRVTLVNKWGNVVYDEYVRPLEYVVDFRTEISGIRPRDLKKAKDFNVVQKKVAEMVEGKILVGHALHNDLKALLLTHPKKDIRDTAQYAPFLKEGRSRSLKHLAAEFLSVDIQNGEHCPVEDARAAMILYQRNRKQWEKSAKDFKRLKEKQKKRKPKKKKFTEG, from the exons ATGGCAACCAAACTCAAGAAGCCTAGCAAAATTCTTAACCCCAACTGGACTCAGCTTCAGGAG AGGCTGAAAATCAATGGCTCCGAGAATAATTTTTCCAAGCACTCAAATAAGTCGAACACAGAAACGTCGAAAAGCATATTAG GGAAGCGGAAGGAGAGGTCGAATGAGGAGCCACAAGCTCCAAAACCAAATCCGTTGATTCCTGTTTCATCTGACTGCAG TCTCACAGATACGGTTGCTATGGATTGTGAAATGGTTGGTGTTAGCTCACTGGGAAACAAGAGTGCTCTTGGACGAGTTACGCTG GTAAACAAATGGGGAAATGTTGTGTATGACGAGTATGTACGCCCACTGGAATATGTTGTTGATTTCCGTACTGAAATAAGTGGGATTCGGCCGCGTGACTTGAAAAAGG CTAAAGATTTCAATGTTGTTCAAAAGAAAGTAGCAGAGATGGTCGAGGGCAAGATCCTTGTAGGTCATGCGCTGCACAATGATCTTAAG GCATTGCTGTTGACACATCCAAAGAAGGATATACGAGATACAGCCCAATATGCTCCATTTCTGAA GGAAGGACGGAGTCGCTCCTTGAAGCACCTTGCGGCTGAATTTCTCAGTGTTGATATTCAAAACGGCGAGCACTGTCCG GTCGAAGATGCCCGGGCAGCGATGATACTTTACCAGAGAAACAGGAAACAATGGGAGAAGAGCGCCAAGGATTTCAAGAGACTCAAGGAAAAACAGAAGAAACGGAAGcccaaaaagaagaaatttacAGAAGGGTAA